GGGCCGAGATGCTCTCCGACATCCCCGACGTTGCGATCCCGCTGGTGTTCCGGTTGCTGGGCGAAACCGGTTCGCACGCTTCGATTCTCAACGACATCCTGTTGGAGACGATCGGGGCGCTGCCCGGCGGGACCCCGCCGATGCCGTATGCCGGCGGGTACTGGGTGATCTGGGAACGCCATGCCAACGCCGAGCCGACGATGGGCGGTCTGCCGTTGCGCAAGGTCCCCGACGGGGAGTTGATGCGGATGGGTGAGGCCCGCCGGGCGGTCGGCTGGTGGCTGGTCGGCACCGCGCGGGCGATGTTGGCGCTGGCGCGCCGGCATGCGCTGGACCGCGTGCAGTTCGGCAGGCCGATCGCGCAGTTCCAGGCGATCCGCCACAGGCTCGCCGAGACCCTGGTGGCGATCGAGGGCGCCGAGGCCGCGCTGCGGCTGCCGGGCACCGAAAGCGGCGATCTCACCGCGATGTTGGCCAAGGCGGCCGCGGGCAAGGCGGCGCTGACCGCGGCCAAGCACTGTCAACAGGTACTGGGCGGCATCGGCTTCACCGCCGAACACGAACTGCATCTGCACATCAAGCGGGCGCTGGTGCTGGACGGACTGCTCGGCAGCAGTCGGGAGTTGACCAAGAAGGTCGGCGCGGGTCTGCGCGCCCGGGGCACCGTCCCCCGCCTGGCGCACCTGTAACACCCGCACCGAAACTACGCTTGATGACGAAAAGCTCGAAAAATCCGTCAACAAGCGTAGTTTCGGCGTGAGGGGGCGAGAGGAGAGCCCCCGGACTACTTGATGTTGGCCTTCATCTCGTGATGTTGGCCTTCATCTCGTCGAGGTTGACCAGCACCGGCCAGCCGCTGACACTCAGCGCGTTGCCGTGACCGGTCTGGTGGATGTCGAACACCGACTGGATGGCCGCGTAGAACCCCTGCACGTCGAGCGTCTGGTTGACCGCCCGCTTAGCCTGCCGCAGCGCGAACGCCGGCATCTTGGCGATCTGCTCGGCCAACGCCCGGGTCTCGGCGTCCAGTCGATCGCGGGGCACCACCTTGTTGACCATCCCGGTCGCAGCCACCTCCTCGGCGGTCATCGCGCGCCCGGTGAACAGGATCTCCTTCGCCTTGCGCGGACCCAGTTCCCAGGTGTGCCCGTGGTACTCCACACCGCCGATGCCCATCAGCACCACCGGATCGGAGAACAGCGCGTCGTCGGCGGCGATGATCAGATCGCACGGCCAGCACAGCAGCAGCCCGCCGGAGATGCACCGCCCCTGCACCGCTGCGATCGACGGCTTGGGCACGTTGCGCCACTTGAGCGTGTAGTCCAAGAAGCGGCGCTGTTCGTGTTTGACGATGTACTCCAGCGTGAGCTTGTCCGGCACCGGTCCGCCGCCGCGCAGGTCGTGCCCTGCCGAGAAGTGTTTTCCGTTGGCGCGCAGGATGATCACGACGACGTCGTCGTCTTCCGCGGCACGGGTCCAGGCGGCGTCGAGCTCGTCGAGCAGCTCGGGGTTCTGGGCGTTGGCGGCCTCCGGCCGATTGAGGGTGATGGTGGCGATCTTGTCGCTTGCCTCGTATTCGATGTACACGTTCGGTCCTAGCGTTGTGATCAGTTTCGGGGCAGGCCCAGCACCCGCTGGGCGATGATGTTGCGTTGGATTTCCGACGTTCCGCCGGCGATGGTGCCGCCGAACGTGCGGACGTACCGTTCGAACCAACCGCTCCGGTACAACTCGTGGTGGTGCGCGCTGTACGGGCCGGAGAACGACGGGTGCGCCAGCGCGTCGGCTCCGGCCGCCGCCAGCGCGTATTCGGTCGCCGACTGGCCGGCCTCCGACCCGAACAGCTTGAGCACCGACAGCGCGGCGACGTCCTCCTCGCCGCGTGCGGCCCGTGCCAGCACCACCGAACCCATCAGCCGCAGCGCCATGTTGTCCATCACCAGTCGGGCGTAGCGGTCCCGGTCCAGAGCGCTCGTCGGCCGGAAGTCCTCGAGCAGTTCGGCCAGCCGATCGGCGTAGCTCAACCACAGCATGTTGCGTTCGTGCCCGAGTGATCCGTTGGCCACCCGCCAGCCGTCGTTGAGCGGGCCGACCAGGTTCTCGGCGGGCACCCGCACGTCGTTGAAGAAGACCTCGTTGAAATCCAGGTCGTGCGGATCGCACAGCGACGCGAACGGCCGGCGCTCCACCCCGGGCAGGTCGGTCGGGATCAGCAGCACGCTGATGCCCTGGTGTTTCGGGGCATCGGGGTCGGTGCGCACGAACGTCAGCAGCACGTCGGCGTCGTGCGCACCCGAGGTCCACACCTTCTGCCCGTTGACGACGAAGTAGTCACCGGCCGGGTCGTGGACGAGTTCGGCACGGGTGCGCAGGGAGGCGAGATCCGAACCGGCGCCGGGTTCGCTCATGCCCAGCGCCGCGGTGATCTCGGCCCGCAGGATCGGAATCGCCCACCGCTGTTGCTGCTCGGGGGTGCCGAACGAGATCAGCGACGCCGAGATGATGCCGACACCCTGCGGGTTGTACGTCAGGTAGACGCGGCGGCGCGCCAACTCCTCCTGGTGGACGTACTGCTGCAGGATCGTGGCGTTACGGCCGCCGAACTCCGGCGGGTAGCCCGGCATCAGCCAACCGTGGTCGAACAGCAACCGTTGCCAGCGGCGGGCCCAGTCCGGCACGTCACTGCTGGACCTCGACCGCTGCCCCGTCACCGCCTCCGGTGGCAGGTGCTCGTCGAGGAACGCGGCGAACTCGGCGCGGAATTCTTCGACGTCGGCGTCGAAGGTCAGTTGCACGGCGCCCCCGTACTGGATCAAATTTTTGGTAGGACTACTTTTTTCGCTAGTATGAGAATACTATTCTCCAAGTGGGAAAGTTTCAATCTCAGGCACGGACACCGCGAGGGGAGCGAGCACCGCAATGCCCAAGCGTTCTCCGGTACAGTCATTGCATGTTCTCCCCACTCGCACAGCATCCGAGCCGCCGGTGACGAGCCCAAGCGAAGAGCCGGCCTGGAAGCAGCGAGCGGTCGAGCGGTCGATCAAGACGGCGAAGCTGCGCGCCGCTCAGCGGGTGCAACGCTTCCTCGACGCCGCCCAGGCCATCATCATCGAGAAGGGCAGCACGGACTTCACCGTGCAGGAGGTCGTTGACCGCTCGCGGCAGTCCCTGCGCAGCTTCTACCTGCAGTTCGACGGGAAACACGAGCTGCTGCTCGCGCTGTTCGAGGACGCGCTGAGCAAGTCGGCCGACCAGATCCGGGCGGCCACGGCCAACGAGGACGAGCCGATCGAACGGCTCAAGGTCGCGGTCCAGCTGCTCTACGAGTCGTCGCGCCCGGACCCGACGGCCAAACGACCACTGTTCACCGACTTCGCCCCGCGCCTGCTGGTCTCGCACCCGGCCGAGGTGAAGGTCGCCCACGCCCCGCTGTTGGCCCTGCTCACCGAGTTGATGGAGGAGGCCGCCGCGGCCGGTCAGCTGCGTCCCGGCATCAACCCCAAGCGGATGGCGGCCATGACCATGCAGACCGTCATGTTCGTCGCGCAGTCCAGCGGCGGGACCGAGGACGGCACGCAGCATCCGATCACCGCCGACGAGGTGTGGGACTTCTGCGCACACGGCTTCGCCGCCCTGCCGGCCGAGTCGGCATCGAGCGAAGACTCCCCGCCCGGCAACAACGGCAAGGCCGACTCCGACCAGACCGGTGAGGCTTCGTCCAGCAACGCCAAGCGCGACAAGTAGCGGATAGCCGCAGCCGGAGAACTGTGTTCTCCCACACTGGATAACCGCTCCGTCGAAGCGGCCGCGACACCCCGTCTCCGGGCCGTGCCGGACATTCCGTGCACCGTGATTTTCACCACCCGTCGGCCCCTATTGCGGCCCCCATTACGCGTTCAAATGCCGCTGGAGTTACCCCGCTGAAAACGATCTTCTTCTACACGGAGAGTACAAATTGTCGAAAACGAGTTTGTTGTTGACACCCGCGTGGCACCGGTGCGACAGTGGTGAGACAAAACCCAGCGCTTGTCTTAACCCGGTCCAGCGAGAGGCAGTGCCGTGACGATCCGCACTGAACACCCTGCCGCTCGAAACGTGTGTGACGCCCCCTGTGACATCGGCCTCGACGGCGACACTCACGCCGCGAGCACGGCGGCAGCTGGACCTCACCGCCGTCCGGGCTCGCCGACGCCGGCGGTACTTCCCCGACCACTGTGAAATCTGTTGTAACGACGACGAATTGAGGTTCAAAGATGGCTGGACGAGTTGAAGGCAAGGTCGCTTTCATCACCGGGGCGGCGCGCGGGCAGGGCCGGGCGCACGCGGTACGCCTGGCGGAGGAGGGTGCCGACATCATCGCGGTCGACATCTGTCGCCAGATCGACACTGTTCAGATCCCGTTGTCGACTCCCGAGGATCTCGCCGAGACCGCCGACCTGGTCAAGAACCTCGGTCGTCGGGTCTACACCGCCGAGGTGGACGTCCGTGATTTCGACGCGCTCAAGGCGGCGGTGGACGCCGGTGTGGAGCAGCTGGGCCGGCTCGACATCATCGTCGCCAACGCCGGCATCGGCAACGGCGGCGCCACGCTGGACAAGACCAGCGAGGACGACTGGACCGACATGATCGACGTCAACCTCGCCGGCGTGTGGAAGACCGTCAAGGCGGGCGTGCCGCGCATCCTCGCCGGCGGCCGCGGCGGATCGATCATCCTCACCAGCTCGGTCGGCGGGCTCAAGGCCTACCCGCACACCGGCCACTACGTCGCCGCCAAGCACGGTGTGGTGGGTCTGATGCGCACCTTCGCGGTCGAACTGGGCCAGTACAACATCCGGGTCAACTCGGTGCACCCGACGAACGTGAACACCCCGTTGTTCATGAACGAGGGCACCATGAAACTGTTCCGCCCGGATCTGGAGAACCCGGGCCCGGACGACCTCAAGGTTGTCGCCCAGATGATGCACACCCTGCCGATCGGCTGGGTGGAGCCGGAGGACATCGCCAACGCCGTGCTGTTCCTGGCCTCCGACGAGGCCCGCTACATCACCGGCGTCACCCTGCCGGTGGACGGCGGCAGCTGCCTGAAGTAGCACCCGCACGGCAGCGGGGCGGGACGAGTACCACCGATCCCGTCCCGCTGCCGGGTCGGCCGTGCCGGCGGATCAGCGGCCCAGCAACTCGTTGCGCAGAATCTTGCCGGTGCTGCCGCGTGGCAGTTGGTCGAGGATCGTGATCTCCCGCGGCACTTTGTAATTCGCGAGATTGTCGCGGACGTGTTGTTTCAGCGCGTCCGGGGTGGCGGTCGCCCCGTCCGTGAGCACGACGAACGCCGCCAGCCGCTGGCCGTACTGTTCGTCGTCGACGCCGAACACCGCCGCCTCGGCCACTTCCGGATGTGCGGCGAGCGTCTTCTCCACCTCGATGGGATAGACGTTCTCCCCGCCGGAGACGATCATCTCGTCATCGCGGCCGACCACGAACAACCGTCCGTTCTCGTCGAGGTACCCCAGATCGCCCGACGCCATGAACCCGTCGTGGAACTGTTTGGTGGCGCCGGAGGTGTAACCGTCGAACAGCGTGCCGCTGCGCACGAAGATCTGCCCCACCTCCCCCGTCGGCACCTCATGGAACGCATCGTCGAGGATCCGGATCTCGGTGCCCTCGGCGGGTTTTCCCGCGGTATCGGGGGCGGCGCGCAGGTCCGCGGGGGTGGCGGTGGCGATCATCCCGGCTTCGGTTGCGTTGTAGTTGTTGTAGATGACGTCGCCGAACCGGTCCATGAACCTGATCACCACGTCCGGCCGCATCCGCGACCCCGACGCGGTGGCGAACCGCAGCGATCGACCGCTATAGCGGCCCAGCACCTCCTCCGGCAGGTCCATGATCCGGTCGAACATCACCGGCACCACCGCCAGCCCGGTCGCCCGATACCGGTCGACGAGCTCGAGTGTGGCCTCCGGATCGAACCTGCGGCGGGTGACAATCGGACAGGCCAGCAGCGCGGCGAACAGCAGTTGGGAGAAGCCCCAGGCGTGGAACATCGGCGCGGCGATGACGATGGGCTCCTCGGCCCGCCACGGGGTCCGGTCCAGCACCGCCTTGAGCTCGCCGACGCCACCGCTGCCCGACGAGCGCTTGGCACCCTTGGGAGTGCCGGTGGTGCCCGAGG
The window above is part of the Mycolicibacterium hassiacum DSM 44199 genome. Proteins encoded here:
- a CDS encoding acyl-CoA dehydrogenase family protein, giving the protein MTSQSDSQFDPESLELLEDSLRKAMLSASGAELDAALAELGWAEMLSDIPDVAIPLVFRLLGETGSHASILNDILLETIGALPGGTPPMPYAGGYWVIWERHANAEPTMGGLPLRKVPDGELMRMGEARRAVGWWLVGTARAMLALARRHALDRVQFGRPIAQFQAIRHRLAETLVAIEGAEAALRLPGTESGDLTAMLAKAAAGKAALTAAKHCQQVLGGIGFTAEHELHLHIKRALVLDGLLGSSRELTKKVGAGLRARGTVPRLAHL
- a CDS encoding enoyl-CoA hydratase → MYIEYEASDKIATITLNRPEAANAQNPELLDELDAAWTRAAEDDDVVVIILRANGKHFSAGHDLRGGGPVPDKLTLEYIVKHEQRRFLDYTLKWRNVPKPSIAAVQGRCISGGLLLCWPCDLIIAADDALFSDPVVLMGIGGVEYHGHTWELGPRKAKEILFTGRAMTAEEVAATGMVNKVVPRDRLDAETRALAEQIAKMPAFALRQAKRAVNQTLDVQGFYAAIQSVFDIHQTGHGNALSVSGWPVLVNLDEMKANITR
- a CDS encoding acyl-CoA dehydrogenase family protein is translated as MQLTFDADVEEFRAEFAAFLDEHLPPEAVTGQRSRSSSDVPDWARRWQRLLFDHGWLMPGYPPEFGGRNATILQQYVHQEELARRRVYLTYNPQGVGIISASLISFGTPEQQQRWAIPILRAEITAALGMSEPGAGSDLASLRTRAELVHDPAGDYFVVNGQKVWTSGAHDADVLLTFVRTDPDAPKHQGISVLLIPTDLPGVERRPFASLCDPHDLDFNEVFFNDVRVPAENLVGPLNDGWRVANGSLGHERNMLWLSYADRLAELLEDFRPTSALDRDRYARLVMDNMALRLMGSVVLARAARGEEDVAALSVLKLFGSEAGQSATEYALAAAGADALAHPSFSGPYSAHHHELYRSGWFERYVRTFGGTIAGGTSEIQRNIIAQRVLGLPRN
- a CDS encoding mycofactocin-coupled SDR family oxidoreductase, which translates into the protein MAGRVEGKVAFITGAARGQGRAHAVRLAEEGADIIAVDICRQIDTVQIPLSTPEDLAETADLVKNLGRRVYTAEVDVRDFDALKAAVDAGVEQLGRLDIIVANAGIGNGGATLDKTSEDDWTDMIDVNLAGVWKTVKAGVPRILAGGRGGSIILTSSVGGLKAYPHTGHYVAAKHGVVGLMRTFAVELGQYNIRVNSVHPTNVNTPLFMNEGTMKLFRPDLENPGPDDLKVVAQMMHTLPIGWVEPEDIANAVLFLASDEARYITGVTLPVDGGSCLK
- the fadD12 gene encoding acyl-CoA ligase FadD12, which gives rise to MRPDRYLRMGTAVRRVGMSATVGFAIAAQRCPDRPGLIDERGTLTWKELDRRCDALAAALQQLPGGTPKIVAVMCRNHRGFVESLVAVNRIGADVLLLNTSFAGPALAEVVDREGADVVIYDEEFSATVDRAMAGKPDVVRILGWTDGPADQPTLDGLIDAHLGEQPAPGAGHSDIILLTSGTTGTPKGAKRSSGSGGVGELKAVLDRTPWRAEEPIVIAAPMFHAWGFSQLLFAALLACPIVTRRRFDPEATLELVDRYRATGLAVVPVMFDRIMDLPEEVLGRYSGRSLRFATASGSRMRPDVVIRFMDRFGDVIYNNYNATEAGMIATATPADLRAAPDTAGKPAEGTEIRILDDAFHEVPTGEVGQIFVRSGTLFDGYTSGATKQFHDGFMASGDLGYLDENGRLFVVGRDDEMIVSGGENVYPIEVEKTLAAHPEVAEAAVFGVDDEQYGQRLAAFVVLTDGATATPDALKQHVRDNLANYKVPREITILDQLPRGSTGKILRNELLGR